A region of the Sinorhizobium arboris LMG 14919 genome:
GCCATCGTGCTCATATCGCCCATCCTGCTTTCCGCCGGCCTCTGGCTTATGGGTCCCGGTCCGGAAGTTGCGGAGGTGACGCGCACCTATTTCCTCTGTCGCATCCTCTCCGGCCCGGCCGCCCTGGCCAACTACACCATCCTCGGATTCGTGCTCGGGCGCGGCGAGGGCACGCTCGGCCTGATGCTGCAGACCCTGATCAACGGAACCAACATTACGCTTTCGATCCTGCTCGGCCTCGTTCTGGGCTGGGGCGTCGCCGGCGTGGCGATCGGCACGGTGGCGGGGGAGGTGATCGGCGCAGTTGCGGGTTTCGCAGTCGTCTATGGCCGCTTCGACAAGAGGGACGCGCCCGGCTGGGCGCTGATCTTTGCCGGCGACCGCCTCAAGAAATTGTTCGGCCTCAACCGCGACATCATGATCCGCTCATTCGCCCTTTTGGCCGCCTTCACGCTCGTGACCCGGATCGGCACGTCCTTTGGTCCCGTGACGCTTGCGGCAAATGCGGTGCTGATGACGATCTTCCTTGTGGCCGGCTATTATCTCGACGGGCTCGCCACAGCGGCCGAGCAACTGACGGGCCGGTCGATCGGCGCCGCTTACCGCCCCGCTTTCGACCGGGTTCTGCGGATGACTGCGCTTTGGTCGCTCGGCCTCGCCGCACTGACCACCCTCGCTCTGCTCGCCTTCGGCAATGCCGTGGTGGACATGCTCACCACGGCGCCGGATGTGCGCGCGCTCGCTTATGGATACATGCCATGGGCGGCAGTGACGGCGCTGACCGGTGCGCTTGCCTTCCTCATGGACGGAGTCTTCATCGGTGCCGGCTGGTCGCGCGACATGCGCAACATGATGCTGGCCGCCTTCATCGGATACGTGGCGGCGCTTGCCGTGCTCGTCCCCGCCTTCGGCAATCACGGTCTCTGGGCCGGGCTCAACCTGTTCCTGCTGATGCGCGGCGCTTTCCTGCTGATGATGATTCCGCGCCGGGCGGCTCAGACGTTCCGCCCGATCCAGTAATCGGTCCGGCTGTCGCGGATGTCGCGGATCGAGGCAAGCTTCTCGCGATCGCACAGCGCCGAGAGGCCGCGCACGATCCGGCCCGGCAGTCCCAGACCCTCATAGACCATGCAGGAGTAGAGCTGGACGAGATCGGCTCCGGCGCGGATCTTTTCCGCAGCGGTTTCCGCCGAACTGACGCCGCCGACGCCGATGATCGCCAAATCCGGCCCCACACGCTTGCGCATCCGCGCAAGCACCGCCGTCGATTTATCGAAGAGCGGCTTTCCGGAAAGCCCGCCGGCCTCGTTGGCCTGCCTCCGGTCCTTCAGACCCTCGCGCGAGAGCGTCGTGTTGGAAACGATCAGTCCGTCGAGATCATGCGCCAGCACCTCCGCTGCGATGTCGTCCATGCCCTCCTCGGTCAGGTCCGGAGCGATCTTGAGGAAGACCGGAACCCGTCGCCCGCTTTTCCCCGTTTCGTCGTCCCGGGCGGCAAGCACGGCCGAAAGCAGCGCCGAAAGGCTCTCGCGCGCCTGCAGGTCGCGCAGGCCCGGCGTGTTGGGGGAGGAGATGTTGGCGGTGAAATAGCGCGCGACCGGGTAGAAGGTGCGGATGCCTGTCACATAGTCGGCGATCCGGTCGGCGCTGTCCTTGTTGGCGCCGATATTGACGCCGATCAGCGCCTCGCGCGAGCAGCCCTTGAGCCGCGCCAGCGCCGCCCCGTGGCCCTCGTTGTTGAAGCCGAGCCGGTTGATCACCGCCTGGTCCTCGACGAGCCGGAAGAGCCGCGGCTTGTCGTTGCCCGGCTGCGGCCTCGGCGTCACCGTGCCGATCTCCGTAAAGCCGAAGCCGGCCTTCAGCAGCGCTTCCGGGACTTCGGCATTCTTGTCGTAACCGGCGGCCATGCCGACCGGATTGCGAAAAGTGAGGCCCGCCACGGTTTGCTCGAGCCGGGGATCAGCCGGTGCGGCGCAGTTCGGTAGCAGACCGCTCTTCAGCGCCTTGATCGAAAGGCC
Encoded here:
- a CDS encoding MATE family efflux transporter produces the protein MTATESLERDTDNPEAGPFLVTNRLIFSIALPMTLGFLTTPLLGLVDTAVVGRFGRAELLAGLAVGAVMFDLIFTTFNFLRAATTGLVAQAYGRGDRREQQAVFWRSLMIALVTGAAIVLISPILLSAGLWLMGPGPEVAEVTRTYFLCRILSGPAALANYTILGFVLGRGEGTLGLMLQTLINGTNITLSILLGLVLGWGVAGVAIGTVAGEVIGAVAGFAVVYGRFDKRDAPGWALIFAGDRLKKLFGLNRDIMIRSFALLAAFTLVTRIGTSFGPVTLAANAVLMTIFLVAGYYLDGLATAAEQLTGRSIGAAYRPAFDRVLRMTALWSLGLAALTTLALLAFGNAVVDMLTTAPDVRALAYGYMPWAAVTALTGALAFLMDGVFIGAGWSRDMRNMMLAAFIGYVAALAVLVPAFGNHGLWAGLNLFLLMRGAFLLMMIPRRAAQTFRPIQ
- a CDS encoding quinone-dependent dihydroorotate dehydrogenase, with product MIGRLEHLARRGLFLFEPEAAHGLSIKALKSGLLPNCAAPADPRLEQTVAGLTFRNPVGMAAGYDKNAEVPEALLKAGFGFTEIGTVTPRPQPGNDKPRLFRLVEDQAVINRLGFNNEGHGAALARLKGCSREALIGVNIGANKDSADRIADYVTGIRTFYPVARYFTANISSPNTPGLRDLQARESLSALLSAVLAARDDETGKSGRRVPVFLKIAPDLTEEGMDDIAAEVLAHDLDGLIVSNTTLSREGLKDRRQANEAGGLSGKPLFDKSTAVLARMRKRVGPDLAIIGVGGVSSAETAAEKIRAGADLVQLYSCMVYEGLGLPGRIVRGLSALCDREKLASIRDIRDSRTDYWIGRNV